The sequence acccgtctcggcctcccaaagtgctgggattacaggcttgagccactgcacctggcctactccATCAATCTTAATTCTCTTTCCCTGCTTCATTTTTTATGACATCTTCACCACccaaaattatatgtttattatcttcCTATTTCTTCTAGAACGTTAGATCCTGGACAACACGGCTATATTCCAGCCCTAAGAGCACTTCCTGGCATGTTGTAGATGCCAGATAAATAaatttggatggatggatggatggatgtgtggatgaGTATATAAAAGGATGAAATAcagagatgggtggatgaatggatggtttTGTAGACAGATAAATAGATCAATAAATTGATGGATGGTTGAGTGAATTAAGGGATAGATAAATGGACATACAGATGGATGAATATTTGGATGGATgaagtagatgaatggatggaggatgcatagatggatggatgggtggttgAATAGATGGagtggatggaagaatggatggatggttgaatgGATGATTGAACAGATGGTATAGGAtggtggttggatggatggatggatggatggatggttgaatAGAtggagtagatggatggatggttgaatagatggagtggatggatggatgaatagatggagtggatggatggagtggacggatggatggatggatcagtGGATGGTTGAATGGGTGGTTGAACAGAGGgagtaaatggatggatggaggaggaatggatggatggttgaattgatggagtggatggatggacagatggatggatggatggatggatggatggatggatggatggatggatggatagatggtttGAATGGATGGTTTGAATAGAtggagtagatggatggatagatggaggtGTTGACAGATGGAGGGAAGGTTGAATGGACTGATGGTATGACAAGGAACCATTCTAACTCTGTCCCtgtcacttttgttttttagGCCGCCCCCCACCTCTACTGCCCTTGTGTGCCTCTGTGTCTTTGCTGGGTGGCCTGACCTTTGGTTATGAACTGGCAGTCATATCAGGTGCCCTGCTGCCACTGCAGCTTGATTTTGGGCTAAGCTGCTTGGAGCAGGAGTTCCTGGTGGGCAGCCTGCTTCTGGGAGCTCTCCTTGCCTCCCTGGTTGGTGGCTTCCTCATTGACTGCTATGGCAGGAAGCAAGCCATCCTCGGGAGCAACTTGGTGCTGCTGGCAGGCAGCCTGACCCTGGGCCTGGCTGGTTCCCTGACCTGGCTGGTCCTGGGCCGCTCTGTGGTTGGCTTCGCCATTTCCCTCTCCTCCATGGCCTGCTGTATCTATGTGTCAGAGCTCGTGGGACCACGGCAGCGGGGAGTGCTGGTGTCCCTCTATGAGGCAGGAATCACCGTGGGCATCCTGCTCTCCTATGCCCTCAACTACGCACTGGCTGGTACCCCCTGGGGATGGAGACATATGTTCGGCTGGGCCACCGCACCTGCTCTCCTGCAGTCCctcagcctcctcttcctccctgctgGTGCAGATGAGACTGCAGCACACAAGGACCTCATCCCACTCCAGGGAGGTGAGGCCCCCAAGCTGGGCCTGGGGAGGCCACAGTACTCCTTTCTGGACCTCTTCAGGGCACGGGATAACATGCGAGGCCGGACCACAGTGGGCCTGGGGCTGGTGCTCTTCCAGCAACTAACAGGGCAGCCCAACGTGCTATGCTATGCCTCCACCATCTTCAGCTCTGTCGGCTTCCATGGGGGATCCTCAGCCATGTTGGCTTCTGTGGGGCTTGGCGCAGTGAAGGTGGCAGCTACCCTGACCGCCATGGGGCTGGTGGACCGTGCAGGCCGCAGGGCTCTGTTGCTAGCTGGCTGTGCCTTCATGGCCCTGTCTGTCAGCGGCATAGGCCTCGTCAGCTTTGCCGTGCCCATGGACTCAGGCCCAAGCTGCCTGGCTGTGCCCAATGCCACTGGGCAGATGGGCCTCCCTGAAGACTCTGGCCTGCTGCGGGACTCCTCTCTACCTCCCATGCCAAGGACCAATGAGGACCAAAGGGAGCCAATCTTGTCCACTGTTAAGAAAACCAAGCCCCATCCCAGATCTGGAGacccctcagcccctcctcagccGGCCCTGAGCTCTGCCCTCCCTGGGCCCCCTCTACCCGCCCAGGGACATGCACTGCTGCGCTGGACGGCGCTCCTCTGCCTGATGGTCTTTGTCAGTGCCTTTTCCTTTGGGTTTGGGCCAGGTAAGTGGAGTTCTCTTGCAGGTGACTCTGGAGCCTCCTACCCCTCCTAAGGGGAAGTTTGGGGACTTCCCACCCTGACTACCTGGCAGGGTGTCAGCAGGGCAGTAGAGGTGGGTTGACCATGAAGCTTCAGGGCCCCTCACTTACTAGCAGTTGCTCCTCCCAGGGCCAGTGCCTAATTTTATGTTTGTAATTTGTATTCCTTAAAAGGCTCCCCAAGTCATTTGAGCTTCAGGTCCCTTAAAGCCTGGATAGCTCACAACTGGAAGGAATTTAATGAATAGGGTGAAAAACCAATCATCCCAGTTCATCCAAGACTATTCCCATCTCAGCACTGAAAGTCTCATGTCTCAGAAAACCTCTCAGTCTTCAGCAAACTGAGACCCTCCTGGGATTCT comes from Macaca fascicularis isolate 582-1 chromosome 10, T2T-MFA8v1.1 and encodes:
- the SLC2A10 gene encoding solute carrier family 2, facilitated glucose transporter member 10 isoform X3, producing MSRSQDRTLDLLSQSQAAPLPVCRPPPLLPLCASVSLLGGLTFGYELAVISGALLPLQLDFGLSCLEQEFLVGSLLLGALLASLVGGFLIDCYGRKQAILGSNLVLLAGSLTLGLAGSLTWLVLGRSVVGFAISLSSMACCIYVSELVGPRQRGVLVSLYEAGITVGILLSYALNYALAGTPWGWRHMFGWATAPALLQSLSLLFLPAGADETAAHKDLIPLQGGEAPKLGLGRPQYSFLDLFRARDNMRGRTTVGLGLVLFQQLTGQPNVLCYASTIFSSVGFHGGSSAMLASVGLGAVKVAATLTAMGLVDRAGRRALLLAGCAFMALSVSGIGLVSFAVPMDSGPSCLAVPNATGQMGLPEDSGLLRDSSLPPMPRTNEDQREPILSTVKKTKPHPRSGDPSAPPQPALSSALPGPPLPAQGHALLRWTALLCLMVFVSAFSFGFGPVTWLVLSEIYPVEIRGRAFAFCNSFNWAANLFISLSFLDLIGTIGLSWTFLLYGLTAVLGLGFIYLFVPETKGQSLAEIDQQFQKRRFALSFGHRQNSTGIQYSRIEVSAAS
- the SLC2A10 gene encoding solute carrier family 2, facilitated glucose transporter member 10 isoform X5 produces the protein MGRPPPLLPLCASVSLLGGLTFGYELAVISGALLPLQLDFGLSCLEQEFLVGSLLLGALLASLVGGFLIDCYGRKQAILGSNLVLLAGSLTLGLAGSLTWLVLGRSVVGFAISLSSMACCIYVSELVGPRQRGVLVSLYEAGITVGILLSYALNYALAGTPWGWRHMFGWATAPALLQSLSLLFLPAGADETAAHKDLIPLQGGEAPKLGLGRPQYSFLDLFRARDNMRGRTTVGLGLVLFQQLTGQPNVLCYASTIFSSVGFHGGSSAMLASVGLGAVKVAATLTAMGLVDRAGRRALLLAGCAFMALSVSGIGLVSFAVPMDSGPSCLAVPNATGQMGLPEDSGLLRDSSLPPMPRTNEDQREPILSTVKKTKPHPRSGDPSAPPQPALSSALPGPPLPAQGHALLRWTALLCLMVFVSAFSFGFGPVTWLVLSEIYPVEIRGRAFAFCNSFNWAANLFISLSFLDLIGTIGLSWTFLLYGLTAVLGLGFIYLFVPETKGQSLAEIDQQFQKRRFALSFGHRQNSTGIQYSRIEVSAAS
- the SLC2A10 gene encoding solute carrier family 2, facilitated glucose transporter member 10 isoform X1; its protein translation is MKGTRETAGGGPREDSGRGRGSLPGLGRPGAVPGFPLSRLQAPGPGWPTWRWRRCRAGGTEAGAGRKVCPAAAALGTPARGMRARPPSVPSTPRSPASHGLHPHGYPQPCSKMAAEAPVITLAFQARGRPPPLLPLCASVSLLGGLTFGYELAVISGALLPLQLDFGLSCLEQEFLVGSLLLGALLASLVGGFLIDCYGRKQAILGSNLVLLAGSLTLGLAGSLTWLVLGRSVVGFAISLSSMACCIYVSELVGPRQRGVLVSLYEAGITVGILLSYALNYALAGTPWGWRHMFGWATAPALLQSLSLLFLPAGADETAAHKDLIPLQGGEAPKLGLGRPQYSFLDLFRARDNMRGRTTVGLGLVLFQQLTGQPNVLCYASTIFSSVGFHGGSSAMLASVGLGAVKVAATLTAMGLVDRAGRRALLLAGCAFMALSVSGIGLVSFAVPMDSGPSCLAVPNATGQMGLPEDSGLLRDSSLPPMPRTNEDQREPILSTVKKTKPHPRSGDPSAPPQPALSSALPGPPLPAQGHALLRWTALLCLMVFVSAFSFGFGPVTWLVLSEIYPVEIRGRAFAFCNSFNWAANLFISLSFLDLIGTIGLSWTFLLYGLTAVLGLGFIYLFVPETKGQSLAEIDQQFQKRRFALSFGHRQNSTGIQYSRIEVSAAS
- the SLC2A10 gene encoding solute carrier family 2, facilitated glucose transporter member 10 isoform X6, whose amino-acid sequence is MACCIYVSELVGPRQRGVLVSLYEAGITVGILLSYALNYALAGTPWGWRHMFGWATAPALLQSLSLLFLPAGADETAAHKDLIPLQGGEAPKLGLGRPQYSFLDLFRARDNMRGRTTVGLGLVLFQQLTGQPNVLCYASTIFSSVGFHGGSSAMLASVGLGAVKVAATLTAMGLVDRAGRRALLLAGCAFMALSVSGIGLVSFAVPMDSGPSCLAVPNATGQMGLPEDSGLLRDSSLPPMPRTNEDQREPILSTVKKTKPHPRSGDPSAPPQPALSSALPGPPLPAQGHALLRWTALLCLMVFVSAFSFGFGPVTWLVLSEIYPVEIRGRAFAFCNSFNWAANLFISLSFLDLIGTIGLSWTFLLYGLTAVLGLGFIYLFVPETKGQSLAEIDQQFQKRRFALSFGHRQNSTGIQYSRIEVSAAS
- the SLC2A10 gene encoding solute carrier family 2, facilitated glucose transporter member 10 isoform X4 translates to MAAEAPVITLAFQARGRPPPLLPLCASVSLLGGLTFGYELAVISGALLPLQLDFGLSCLEQEFLVGSLLLGALLASLVGGFLIDCYGRKQAILGSNLVLLAGSLTLGLAGSLTWLVLGRSVVGFAISLSSMACCIYVSELVGPRQRGVLVSLYEAGITVGILLSYALNYALAGTPWGWRHMFGWATAPALLQSLSLLFLPAGADETAAHKDLIPLQGGEAPKLGLGRPQYSFLDLFRARDNMRGRTTVGLGLVLFQQLTGQPNVLCYASTIFSSVGFHGGSSAMLASVGLGAVKVAATLTAMGLVDRAGRRALLLAGCAFMALSVSGIGLVSFAVPMDSGPSCLAVPNATGQMGLPEDSGLLRDSSLPPMPRTNEDQREPILSTVKKTKPHPRSGDPSAPPQPALSSALPGPPLPAQGHALLRWTALLCLMVFVSAFSFGFGPVTWLVLSEIYPVEIRGRAFAFCNSFNWAANLFISLSFLDLIGTIGLSWTFLLYGLTAVLGLGFIYLFVPETKGQSLAEIDQQFQKRRFALSFGHRQNSTGIQYSRIEVSAAS
- the SLC2A10 gene encoding solute carrier family 2, facilitated glucose transporter member 10 isoform X2, which translates into the protein MTVLGGTAPTDPLSLKTVAMLRLASEILVLLRLPERFRPGHFRPVSGYASQPFGSLKPWVPCRKGSCGPAFHLFGYLRTRSATLGRPPPLLPLCASVSLLGGLTFGYELAVISGALLPLQLDFGLSCLEQEFLVGSLLLGALLASLVGGFLIDCYGRKQAILGSNLVLLAGSLTLGLAGSLTWLVLGRSVVGFAISLSSMACCIYVSELVGPRQRGVLVSLYEAGITVGILLSYALNYALAGTPWGWRHMFGWATAPALLQSLSLLFLPAGADETAAHKDLIPLQGGEAPKLGLGRPQYSFLDLFRARDNMRGRTTVGLGLVLFQQLTGQPNVLCYASTIFSSVGFHGGSSAMLASVGLGAVKVAATLTAMGLVDRAGRRALLLAGCAFMALSVSGIGLVSFAVPMDSGPSCLAVPNATGQMGLPEDSGLLRDSSLPPMPRTNEDQREPILSTVKKTKPHPRSGDPSAPPQPALSSALPGPPLPAQGHALLRWTALLCLMVFVSAFSFGFGPVTWLVLSEIYPVEIRGRAFAFCNSFNWAANLFISLSFLDLIGTIGLSWTFLLYGLTAVLGLGFIYLFVPETKGQSLAEIDQQFQKRRFALSFGHRQNSTGIQYSRIEVSAAS